One window of Vitis riparia cultivar Riparia Gloire de Montpellier isolate 1030 chromosome 5, EGFV_Vit.rip_1.0, whole genome shotgun sequence genomic DNA carries:
- the LOC117914943 gene encoding putative beta-D-xylosidase, translated as MSYTQFSVLLLLAALLCSFAEAREPFACDPRNGVTRNLPFCRASLPIQERARDLVGRLTLQEKIRLLVNNAIDVPRLGIKGYEWWSEALHGVSNVGPGTKFGGSFPGATSFPQVITTAASFNASLWEEIGRVVSDEARAMYNGGMAGLTYWSPNVNIFRDPRWGRGQETPGEDPAVAAKYAAAYVRGLQGNARDRLKVAACCKHYTAYDLDHWGGIDRFHFNARVSKQDLEDTYDVPFKACVVEGNVASVMCSYNQVNGKPTCADPHLLRDTIRGDWKLNGYIVSDCDSVGVFYDEQHYTATPEEAAAVAIKAGLDLDCGPFLAIHTEAAIRGGKLTEADVNGALINTISVQMRLGMFDGEPSAQPYGNLGPRDVCTPAHQQLALEAARQGIVLLQNRGPALPLSTSRHRTIAVIGPNSDVTETMIGNYAGVACGYTTPLQGIGRYARTIHQAGCSGVACRDDQLFGAAVAAARQADATVLVMGLDQSIEAEFRDRVDILLPGRQQELVSKVAMASRGPTVLVLMSGGPIDVSFAKNDPRIAAIIWVGYPGQAGGTAIADVLFGRTNPGGKLPVTWYPQSYLRKVPMTNMAMRAIPSRGYPGRTYRFYNGPVVFPFGHGLSYSTFAHSLAQAPTTVSVSLASLQTIKNSTIVSSAAVRVSHANCNTQPLGLHIDVKNTGTMDGSHTLLLFSTPPPGTWSPNKRLLAFEKVHVAAGSQERVRFDVHVCKHLSVVDHFGIHRIPMGEHHFHIGDLKHSISLQATLEEIKSK; from the exons ATGTCTTACACCCAATTCTCAGTTCTTCTTCTCCTAGCAGCTCTTCTCTGCTCATTCGCAGAAGCTCGAGAGCCTTTCGCATGCGACCCACGAAATGGGGTCACCAGAAACTTGCCTTTCTGTAGAGCATCTCTGCCAATCCAAGAGAGAGCCAGAGACCTAGTTGGAAGGTTGACATTGCAGGAGAAGATAAGGCTGCTGGTGAACAATGCCATAGACGTGCCCAGGCTGGGGATTAAGGGATACGAGTGGTGGTCGGAGGCTCTTCATGGGGTCTCCAACGTGGGTCCCGGCACCAAGTTCGGCGGCAGCTTCCCCGGCGCCACCAGCTTCCCTCAGGTCATCACCACCGCCGCTTCCTTCAACGCTTCTCTCTGGGAAGAGATCGGACGG GTGGTGTCCGATGAAGCAAGAGCAATGTACAATGGTGGAATGGCTGGTCTTACGTATTGGAGCCCGAACGTGAACATATTCAGAGACCCCAGATGGGGCCGAGGGCAGGAGACTCCAGGCGAAGACCCCGCCGTGGCCGCAAAGTATGCAGCGGCGTACGTAAGAGGCCTCCAAGGCAATGCCCGAGACAGATTGAAGGTAGCCGCATGTTGTAAGCACTACACCGCCTACGACCTTGATCACTGGGGCGGCATCGATCGATTCCATTTCAACGCCAGA GTTAGCAAGCAGGACTTGGAGGACACGTATGATGTTCCGTTCAAGGCGTGCGTGGTGGAGGGGAATGTTGCCAGTGTGATGTGCTCGTACAATCAGGTGAACGGGAAGCCCACATGCGCTGATCCTCATCTCCTCCGCGACACCATCCGCGGCGACTGGAAACTCAATGG ATACATAGTCTCGGACTGTGACTCGGTCGGGGTCTTCTACGATGAACAACACTACACTGCAACACCTGAGGAAGCTGCTGCTGTTGCCATTAAAGCTG GTTTGGATTTGGACTGTGGGCCGTTTCTTGCGATCCACACAGAGGCGGCCATAAGGGGAGGGAAGCTGACCGAGGCCGATGTAAATGGGGCCTTAATAAATACAATTTCGGTCCAGATGAGATTGGGAATGTTTGATGGGGAGCCTTCGGCCCAGCCCTACGGGAATCTTGGCCCAAGGGATGTTTGCACTCCGGCCCACCAGCAGTTGGCCCTTGAGGCGGCCCGACAAGGCATTGTTCTGCTTCAGAATCGTGGGCCAGCCCTGCCACTGTCCACGAGCCGTCACCGGACTATTGCTGTTATTGGGCCCAATTCTGATGTTACCGAAACCATGATTGGGAACTATGCCG GTGTTGCATGTGGTTACACAACTCCCCTGCAGGGAATTGGGAGATATGCAAGGACAATTCACCAGGCAGGTTGCTCGGGCGTTGCCTGTAGAGATGACCAGCTATTCGGAGCGGCGGTGGCTGCTGCTCGGCAGGCTGATGCGACAGTCCTAGTGATGGGGTTGGACCAATCCATTGAAGCAGAATTCAGAGACAGGGTGGACATCCTCTTGCCTGGCCGCCAACAGGAGCTCGTATCAAAGGTAGCCATGGCCTCCAGAGGCCCAACCGTGCTGGTCTTGATGTCTGGTGGCCCTATTGATGTGTCGTTCGCTAAGAACGATCCCCGCATTGCAGCAATCATCTGGGTGGGTTATCCTGGCCAAGCCGGAGGAACTGCCATTGCTGATGTTTTGTTTGGAAGAACCAATCCAG GAGGGAAGCTGCCTGTAACATGGTACCCGCAGAGCTACCTACGAAAGGTGCCAATGACGAACATGGCGATGAGGGCAATCCCTTCAAGAGGGTACCCTGGGAGGACCTACCGTTTCTACAATGGCCCAGTGGTGTTCCCCTTTGGACATGGCTTGAGTTACTCCACTTTTGCCCACTCTTTAGCCCAAGCTCCGACCACCGTTTCAGTCTCCCTCGCCAGCCTTCAAACCATCAAGAACTCAACCATAGTGAGCAGCGCAGCAGTCAGGGTCAGCCACGCCAACTGCAACACACAGCCACTGGGCTTGCACATTGATGTGAAGAACACTGGGACCATGGATGGGTCTCACACACTTCTCCTCTTCTCCACTCCACCCCCTGGAACATGGTCTCCAAACAAGCGGTTACTGGCTTTTGAGAAAGTTCATGTGGCGGCAGGGTCTCAGGAGAGGGTGAGATTTGATGTTCATGTCTGCAAACACCTCTCTGTAGTAGACCACTTTGGAATTCATAGAATTCCAATGGGTGAACACCATTTTCACATTGGAGACCTCAAGCATTCCATCTCCCTCCAAGCAACTTTGGAGGAGATCAAATCCAAGTAA
- the LOC117913811 gene encoding acetate/butyrate--CoA ligase AAE7, peroxisomal-like encodes MVVERDIDDLPKNAANYTALTPLWLLERAAVVHPNRKSVIHGSLQYTWLETYQRCRRLASALSKYSIGAGSTVAIIAPNIPAMYEAHFGVPMSGAVVNCVNIRLNAPIIAFLLEHSSAAVVMVDQEFFPLAEEALKIWSDKSKNDFKPPLLIVIADESCDPKGLEYALRKGVIEYEQFLETGDPEFAWKPPQDEWQSIALGYTSGTTASPKGVVLHHRGAYIMALTGALVWGMNEGAVYLWTLPMFHCNGWCFTWTLAALCGTNICLRQVATKAIYQAIANDGVTHLCAAPVVLNSIVNAPKSETILPLPRVVHVMTAGAAPPPSVLFAMSQQGFRVTHTYGLSETYGPSTVCAWKPEWDELPPETQARLNARQGIQYIGLEGLDVVSTTDMKPVPADGTTIGEIVMRGNTVMKGYLKNPKANEETFANGWFHSGDLGVKHPDGYIQLKDRSKDIIISGGENISSVEVENAVYLHPAVLEASVVARPDDRWGESPCAFVTLKPGVDSSDERRLAEDIMKFCRSKLPAYWIPKSVVFGPLPKTATGKIQKHLLRARTKEMGPLKKSKL; translated from the exons ATGGTGGTGGAGCGCGACATAGATGATCTCCCGAAGAACGCAGCGAACTACACGGCCTTGACTCCGCTGTGGTTGCTGGAGAGAGCGGCTGTGGTGCATCCCAACAGGAAATCAGTGATCCATGGATCTTTGCAGTACACGTGGCTCGAGACTTATCAGCGGTGCCGCCGATTGGCTTCCGCTCTTTCTAAGTATTCCATAGGCGCCGGCAGTACG GTAGCCATAATTGCACCAAACATCCCTGCCATGTATGAAGCTCATTTCGGGGTTCCCATGTCTGGAGCGGTGGTGAACTGTGTTAACATTCGTCTAAATGCACCGATAATTGCTTTCCTTCTTGAGCATTCATCGGCAGCAGTTGTAATGGTGGATCAAGAGTTTTTCCCATTGGCAGAGGAAGCTTTGAAAATCTGGTCAGACAAAagcaaaaatgattttaagccTCCACTTCTAATCGTCATAGCTGATGAAAGCTGCGATCCTAAAGGACTAGAATATGCTTTGAGGAAAGGGGTCATTGAATATGAGCAGTTCCTGGAAACAGGAGACCCTGAATTTGCATGGAAACCACCACAGGATGAGTGGCAGAGTATTGCTTTGGGGTATACTTCTGGAACAACAGCCAGCCCTAAGGGGGTAGTGTTGCACCATAGGGGAGCATATATCATGGCCCTCACTGGTGCTCTTGTATGGGGGATGAATGAAGGAGCTGTGTACCTATGGACACTTCCAATGTTTCATTGTAATGGCTGGTGTTTCACTTGGACACTTGCTGCTCTTTGTGGGACCAACATATGCCTTCGGCAG GTTGCAACCAAGGCAATTTATCAAGCCATAGCCAACGATGGTGTAACCCACCTCTGTGCTGCACCAGTGGTCCTCAACAGCATAGTCAATGCCCCCAAAAGTGAAACCATCCTTCCCCTTCCACGCGTGGTCCATGTAATGACAGCTGGGGCTGCTCCGCCCCCTTCTGTTCTCTTTGCCATGTCCCAACAAGGCTTTCGAGTCACCCATACCTACGGACTCTCAGAAACCTACGGCCCCTCCACAGTATGTGCATGGAAACCTGAATGGGATGAACTACCACCTGAAACTCAAGCCCGTCTCAATGCACGCCAAGGCATCCAATACATCGGCTTGGAGGGCCTAGATGTGGTCAGCACCACAGACATGAAGCCTGTCCCTGCCGATGGAACCACCATTGGTGAGATTGTGATGCGGGGTAATACTGTGATGAAGGGCTACTTAAAGAACCCGAAAGCCAACGAGGAAACTTTTGCAAATGGATGGTTTCATTCAGGTGATCTTGGGGTGAAGCATCCAGATGGGTACATACAACTTAAGGACCGATCAAAAGACATCATCATCTCTGGAGGCGAAAACATAAGCAGCGTGGAGGTTGAAAATGCTGTATACTTGCACCCTGCAGTGCTAGAGGCATCAGTGGTGGCAAGGCCAGATGACCGCTGGGGGGAATCGCCTTGTGCTTTCGTGACGTTGAAGCCAGGGGTTGATAGCTCCGATGAAAGACGCCTGGCAGAAGATATTATGAAGTTCTGCCGATCCAAGTTGCCGGCTTACTGGATTCCAAAATCTGTGGTGTTTGGACCATTGCCCAAGACAGCCACTGGGAAGATACAGAAGCATCTGCTGAGGGCCAGGACGAAGGAGATGGGACCTCTTAAGAAGAGCAAGCTGTAG